A DNA window from Enterobacter asburiae contains the following coding sequences:
- a CDS encoding DUF1454 family protein — protein sequence MKSSARSLFLCLALLSAGYPLHAAETTAPTTAPYLLAGAPSFDQSISQFRETFNQTNPTLPLDEFRAIDGSRDTPTLTRAASKINENLYASTALERGTLKIKSMQITWLPIQGPEQKAAKAKALEYMSAVLQAFTPALTKKQSQQKLQKLLTAGKNKRYYADTEGAIRYVVADNGEKGLTFAVEPIKLALSDTLGGAN from the coding sequence ATGAAAAGTTCGGCACGTTCTCTTTTCCTGTGTTTAGCGCTGCTCAGCGCGGGTTATCCCCTGCACGCCGCCGAAACCACAGCCCCGACCACAGCACCCTATCTGCTGGCGGGCGCACCGTCCTTCGATCAGTCCATCAGCCAGTTTCGTGAAACCTTTAATCAGACCAACCCCACGCTGCCGCTGGATGAGTTTCGCGCCATTGATGGCTCACGCGATACCCCCACATTGACCCGTGCGGCAAGCAAGATTAACGAGAATTTGTATGCTTCCACGGCGCTGGAGCGCGGTACGTTAAAAATCAAAAGCATGCAAATCACCTGGCTGCCGATACAGGGGCCAGAGCAGAAAGCCGCTAAGGCGAAAGCGCTGGAGTACATGAGCGCGGTACTGCAGGCCTTTACCCCTGCGCTGACGAAAAAGCAAAGTCAGCAAAAGCTGCAAAAACTCCTTACCGCCGGGAAAAACAAGCGTTACTACGCTGATACCGAAGGCGCGATCCGCTATGTTGTGGCGGACAACGGCGAAAAAGGACTGACCTTCGCTGTTGAACCGATTAAGCTGGCACTATCTGACACCCTCGGCGGGGCGAATTAA